One stretch of Deinobacterium chartae DNA includes these proteins:
- a CDS encoding EAL domain-containing protein: MPVLSRSNPTDRVLLMVLLTLAGAHLLWSWAVPLQPQERQVIGALVLLPVFAAAALLAFRTARSRRHTGWKAIGWGLAVWGLGQAVYSYYVLRFGAEPFLSPALLGFVAIGPCFAVGILQLYRVRCTSPAGIRTALDVGIMVVAAALWLGCLNSERIALTYATDPLTRAGILAYVFNDLALLALLLLLSLQRPRHLPVGALLSLAGGVILMIWADLLYALLSTGTYWSGGVLDSLWVWGAALVGLAAYQSSRSTGLAVLPGTNRVLQSTRFVLRLLPYVSVVACLVACMVYRQGLLGDAALAATALVIAGLLVRQALTLLENARLIRRLRHTIRDKALTRAALKEREKTYGLLAEHASDLVTLHAPDGTIVYASPSLETLLGYAPSELVGQSAYVLVHPDDLETLRTTLRLLKDEATCTYRMRHRQGHDVWLETRIRPIHDPRSGRVREVQCASRDVTAHRRSEAIEQERLQLLERIARNEPLEELLEALCALIAHEFPGAMSALRRLEGNTLVHVASHGLPEALHRAWARLTIGGSAGVSGAAVADRQSVLVHDLQPLASWNELYRLGFEHGIRAAWALPLFSGSQQVLGTMTVYFPEQKNLLRRELERFQMVAQLAALAIEHHDLRSRLNFHATHDALTGLPNRTLLSPTLEEALRRADHGLGGLAVLFVDLDRFKTINDSLGHAVGDELLRSVAHRLRACVSVEDTVARVGGDEFVLILPGCAEREQVERAARRVIHALTEPLIVQGHELRVTASVGVSLYPRDGRSAESLIRRADMAMYRAKREGKNDFRFFELRMNEDLIERRELESELRLALERGDFLLHYQPQVDLSGRKLRGFEALLRWPHARMGWISPMRFIPVAEETGLIVELGEWVIREAVRQIAAWRAAGLDPLPVAVNVSALHFANGRLVESVRAALEEYGVPGQLLEVEITEGAFLEDPEACARQLEALRALGVSAAVDDFGTGYSSLAYLRQLPVVGLKIDRSFVGSMDSGGEVLVRSIISLAHAMNLWVVAEGIETEAQLGALRALGSNYGQGFLFSRPVGAVEVEAHLARGPVALEVLL; the protein is encoded by the coding sequence GTGCCTGTCCTTTCCCGATCCAACCCGACCGACCGCGTCTTGCTAATGGTCCTGTTGACCCTGGCCGGTGCTCATCTGCTGTGGAGCTGGGCCGTACCTCTACAGCCCCAGGAACGTCAGGTGATCGGTGCCCTGGTGTTACTGCCGGTGTTCGCGGCGGCGGCCCTGCTGGCCTTCCGTACGGCCCGCAGCCGTAGGCACACCGGCTGGAAAGCCATCGGATGGGGCTTGGCCGTATGGGGCCTGGGGCAGGCCGTCTACAGCTACTACGTGTTGCGTTTCGGGGCTGAGCCGTTTCTCTCTCCCGCGCTCCTGGGCTTCGTGGCCATCGGGCCCTGCTTTGCCGTGGGCATCTTGCAGCTCTACCGCGTTCGCTGTACCTCGCCTGCGGGAATTCGGACGGCGCTGGATGTCGGCATCATGGTGGTCGCGGCCGCGCTGTGGCTGGGATGCCTGAACTCCGAGCGGATTGCGCTGACTTATGCCACCGACCCGCTGACGCGAGCAGGCATCCTCGCCTACGTGTTCAATGACCTGGCCTTGCTGGCCTTGCTGCTGCTCCTGAGCCTCCAGCGCCCCCGCCACCTGCCGGTCGGGGCACTGTTGTCCCTGGCGGGGGGCGTCATCTTGATGATATGGGCGGACTTGCTGTACGCCCTGCTGAGTACGGGAACCTACTGGTCGGGTGGGGTTCTCGACAGCCTGTGGGTCTGGGGGGCCGCACTCGTCGGGCTGGCCGCCTACCAAAGCAGCCGCTCGACGGGGCTGGCTGTCCTTCCTGGAACGAACCGGGTGCTGCAGAGCACCCGGTTCGTTCTGCGCCTGCTGCCCTACGTTTCGGTGGTGGCCTGCCTTGTGGCGTGTATGGTCTACCGCCAGGGCCTCTTAGGCGACGCCGCTCTGGCTGCCACCGCTCTGGTCATCGCGGGCCTGCTGGTCCGTCAGGCGCTGACCCTGCTGGAAAATGCGCGCCTGATACGCCGCTTGCGTCACACCATCCGGGACAAGGCCCTGACCCGCGCGGCCCTCAAGGAGCGGGAGAAAACCTACGGCCTGCTGGCCGAGCACGCCAGCGATCTCGTGACCCTGCACGCCCCCGACGGCACCATCGTCTACGCGTCGCCCAGCCTCGAGACGCTGCTGGGGTATGCCCCGTCCGAGCTGGTCGGGCAGTCCGCGTACGTGCTGGTGCATCCGGACGACCTGGAAACGCTGCGCACGACCCTGCGGCTGCTGAAGGACGAGGCGACTTGCACCTACCGGATGAGACATCGCCAGGGGCACGATGTGTGGCTGGAAACCCGCATTCGCCCGATTCACGATCCACGCAGTGGCCGGGTGCGCGAAGTGCAGTGCGCCTCGCGGGACGTAACGGCTCACCGGCGCAGCGAGGCAATCGAGCAAGAACGGCTGCAGCTGCTCGAGCGCATCGCCCGCAACGAACCGCTCGAGGAGCTGCTCGAGGCCCTGTGCGCCCTGATTGCGCACGAGTTTCCCGGTGCGATGTCTGCGCTGCGACGCCTCGAGGGCAACACGCTGGTGCACGTCGCCAGTCATGGGCTCCCCGAGGCACTGCACCGGGCGTGGGCACGCCTGACGATCGGCGGCAGCGCGGGGGTGAGCGGCGCGGCGGTGGCGGACCGGCAGTCGGTGCTCGTACACGACCTGCAGCCGCTGGCTTCCTGGAACGAGCTGTACCGGCTCGGTTTCGAGCACGGTATACGTGCGGCCTGGGCGCTGCCGTTGTTCTCGGGCAGCCAGCAGGTGCTGGGTACGATGACCGTGTATTTCCCGGAGCAGAAGAACCTGCTGCGACGCGAGCTCGAGCGGTTTCAGATGGTTGCGCAGCTGGCTGCGCTGGCGATCGAGCATCATGACCTGCGCAGCCGCCTGAACTTTCATGCCACCCACGACGCGCTCACCGGCTTGCCCAACCGCACCCTGCTGTCTCCGACCCTCGAGGAGGCGCTGCGCCGCGCCGATCACGGCCTGGGCGGACTGGCGGTGCTGTTCGTGGACCTTGACCGTTTCAAGACCATCAACGACTCGCTGGGACACGCGGTGGGTGACGAACTGCTGCGCAGCGTCGCTCACCGCCTGCGTGCCTGCGTGAGCGTGGAGGACACCGTCGCCCGGGTAGGCGGTGACGAGTTCGTGCTGATTCTGCCCGGCTGCGCCGAACGCGAACAGGTCGAGCGAGCGGCCCGGCGGGTGATTCACGCGCTGACCGAACCGCTGATCGTCCAGGGACACGAGCTGCGCGTCACCGCCTCGGTGGGGGTGAGCCTGTACCCGCGCGACGGTCGCAGCGCCGAAAGCCTGATTCGTCGTGCGGACATGGCGATGTACCGGGCCAAGCGGGAAGGCAAGAACGACTTCCGGTTCTTTGAACTGCGTATGAACGAGGACCTGATCGAGCGGCGCGAACTCGAGAGCGAACTGCGCCTTGCCCTGGAACGCGGTGATTTCTTGCTGCACTACCAGCCGCAGGTGGACCTGAGCGGCCGGAAGCTGCGCGGCTTCGAAGCGCTGCTGCGCTGGCCGCACGCGCGCATGGGCTGGATTTCGCCGATGCGCTTCATTCCGGTGGCCGAGGAAACCGGGCTCATCGTGGAGCTCGGCGAGTGGGTGATCCGTGAAGCGGTGCGGCAGATCGCGGCCTGGCGCGCGGCTGGTCTCGATCCGCTGCCGGTGGCGGTCAACGTCTCCGCCCTGCACTTCGCCAACGGCAGGCTGGTCGAGAGCGTACGCGCAGCACTCGAGGAGTACGGCGTCCCGGGGCAGCTGCTCGAGGTAGAGATCACCGAGGGCGCTTTCCTCGAGGACCCCGAGGCCTGCGCGCGCCAGCTCGAGGCCCTGCGCGCGCTGGGCGTGTCGGCGGCGGTGGACGATTTTGGTACCGGCTACTCGAGCCTCGCGTACCTGCGACAGTTGCCGGTGGTGGGCCTCAAGATCGACCGCTCGTTCGTCGGTTCGATGGACAGTGGAGGAGAGGTGCTGGTGCGTTCGATCATCTCGCTGGCGCACGCCATGAATCTGTGGGTGGTGGCCGAGGGGATCGAGACCGAGGCGCAGCTCGGGGCCCTGCGCGCGCTGGGCAGCAACTACGGACAGGGATTTCTGTTCTCGCGGCCGGTCGGGGCCGTGGAGGTAGAAGCGCACCTCGCGCGCGGACCGGTGGCCCTCGAGGTGCTGCTGTGA
- a CDS encoding ABC transporter ATP-binding protein codes for MPAVLAAHGLRKTYPLGDQSVVALGGVDLTVQAGEFVSVMGPSGSGKSTLLHLLGLLDAPDAGSVQLGGEDTSGMSDDRLTALRRDRIGFIFQSFELIPTLTAQENILLTADLGGRGAAARARLPELARQLGLEGRLSNRPTELSGGQRQRVAIARAIIGDPLVLLADEPTGNLDSRTGREVLEIFRRGVDRSGWTVVMVTHDPAAALSADRIVFLRDGLRAGEVRSSDPQARRHIEQFVGV; via the coding sequence ATGCCAGCGGTGCTCGCCGCGCACGGTCTGCGCAAGACCTACCCGTTGGGCGACCAGAGCGTGGTCGCCCTGGGAGGCGTGGACCTGACGGTGCAGGCGGGCGAGTTCGTTTCGGTGATGGGCCCCTCGGGCAGCGGCAAAAGCACGCTGCTGCACCTGCTGGGCCTGCTCGACGCGCCCGACGCGGGCAGCGTGCAACTGGGCGGCGAGGACACCTCGGGCATGTCCGACGACCGCCTCACCGCGCTGCGCCGCGACCGCATCGGTTTCATCTTTCAGAGTTTCGAGCTGATTCCGACCCTGACCGCCCAGGAAAACATCTTGCTCACCGCCGACCTGGGCGGGCGCGGCGCGGCTGCGCGCGCCCGCCTGCCCGAACTGGCCCGCCAACTGGGCCTCGAGGGACGGCTCTCAAACCGTCCGACCGAGCTTTCGGGCGGTCAGCGCCAGCGGGTGGCCATCGCGCGGGCCATCATCGGAGATCCGCTGGTCTTGCTCGCCGACGAGCCCACCGGCAACCTCGACTCGAGGACCGGGCGCGAGGTGCTCGAGATCTTCCGCCGTGGCGTGGACCGGTCGGGCTGGACCGTGGTGATGGTGACGCACGACCCGGCCGCCGCGCTCAGCGCGGACCGCATCGTGTTCTTGCGCGACGGCCTGCGGGCGGGCGAGGTGCGCAGCAGCGACCCGCAGGCCCGGCGTCACATCGAGCAGTTCGTGGGCGTGTGA
- a CDS encoding phytanoyl-CoA dioxygenase family protein — MTQTNEARPEQVQYDIAAIMGGIYGDGIIGLKAAFEREWVQRLGEELAVLYREALARPGGAVGRGSNRHYVEIHPEDISGFVDLVMHPWVTTVCEAVLGPRYQIVEIGFDVPNPGAKDQPWHRDFPATDETLVGRRLNSLAFNLTTVDVSEDMGPFEIAPGTQWDDPSSFEHGMFPPQSLWGRYAARAQRKMPRMGDISARSALTIHRGTANVSDKPRPVLVLGVDAPGAGNDERHDLQITRRFWEQLPESLRGHLLCRLVDELEPIVQGHTIEGLMMGDA; from the coding sequence ATGACCCAAACGAACGAAGCGCGTCCGGAGCAGGTGCAGTACGACATCGCCGCTATCATGGGCGGCATTTACGGGGACGGCATCATCGGCCTCAAGGCAGCGTTCGAGCGCGAGTGGGTGCAGCGGCTCGGCGAGGAACTCGCCGTGCTGTACCGGGAGGCGCTCGCCCGTCCCGGCGGCGCGGTCGGGCGCGGCAGCAACCGGCACTACGTTGAGATTCACCCGGAGGACATCAGCGGCTTCGTGGACCTGGTGATGCACCCGTGGGTCACCACCGTGTGCGAGGCGGTGCTGGGCCCGCGCTACCAGATCGTGGAAATCGGGTTCGACGTCCCGAACCCGGGGGCCAAGGACCAACCCTGGCACCGGGACTTTCCGGCCACCGACGAGACGCTGGTGGGCCGCCGCCTGAATTCGCTGGCCTTCAACCTGACCACCGTAGACGTATCCGAGGACATGGGGCCCTTCGAAATCGCCCCGGGCACACAATGGGACGACCCCAGCAGCTTCGAGCACGGCATGTTTCCTCCGCAGTCGCTGTGGGGACGCTACGCGGCGCGCGCGCAGCGCAAGATGCCGCGCATGGGCGACATCTCGGCGCGCTCGGCCCTCACCATTCACCGCGGCACCGCCAACGTCTCCGACAAACCCCGCCCGGTGCTGGTCTTGGGGGTGGACGCGCCGGGGGCCGGCAACGACGAGCGGCACGACCTGCAGATCACCCGGCGTTTCTGGGAGCAGCTGCCCGAGTCGCTGCGCGGCCACCTGCTGTGCCGTCTGGTGGACGAACTCGAGCCGATCGTTCAGGGCCACACCATCGAGGGCCTGATGATGGGCGACGCCTGA
- a CDS encoding thiamine ABC transporter substrate-binding protein — protein MRKLFVSLLLAAAATSAQAATQLTVITHDSFSLDKKLVAAFEKANNVRVRFIKGGDTGEMLNKLILSRKAPLADVVYGIDNTLQSRAFAADLLEPYPTKALAAVPARLRMDPGNRLHTVDFGYVALNYDRAEVEKRGLKLPGSLEDFTRPEYRGLLVVPSAATSSPGQAFMLATFKHFGEAKALQFWADLRKNGLKVTRGWSDAYYTEFSKAGGSRPFVVSYATSPAAEVFYSEKKLTQSPTANLFLPGSTFLQLEGVGVLKGAKQPALARKFVDFMLSREVQSSFPTELWVYPAREGVKLDPVFRYAQRPPAVAQYTPEEIAANAQRWTDLWVKVVVRGMDPAQL, from the coding sequence ATGCGCAAACTGTTCGTTTCGCTGCTGCTCGCGGCTGCAGCCACCTCGGCCCAGGCGGCCACGCAGCTCACCGTCATCACCCACGACTCCTTCTCGCTCGACAAGAAGCTGGTTGCGGCCTTCGAAAAGGCCAACAACGTCCGGGTACGCTTCATCAAGGGCGGCGACACCGGGGAGATGCTCAACAAGCTGATCCTCTCCAGGAAAGCTCCGCTGGCCGACGTGGTGTACGGCATCGACAACACCCTGCAGTCGCGGGCCTTCGCGGCCGACCTGCTCGAGCCTTACCCCACCAAGGCGCTCGCCGCCGTTCCCGCGCGCCTGCGCATGGACCCCGGCAACCGCCTGCACACGGTGGACTTCGGTTACGTGGCCCTCAACTACGACCGCGCCGAAGTGGAAAAGCGCGGCCTGAAGCTGCCGGGCAGCCTCGAGGACTTCACCCGGCCCGAATACAGGGGACTGCTGGTGGTGCCCAGCGCTGCGACCAGCAGCCCCGGGCAGGCCTTTATGCTGGCGACGTTCAAACACTTCGGCGAGGCAAAAGCGCTGCAGTTCTGGGCGGACCTGCGCAAGAACGGCCTCAAGGTCACGCGCGGCTGGTCCGACGCGTACTACACCGAGTTCAGCAAGGCAGGCGGCTCGCGGCCCTTCGTGGTCAGCTACGCCACCAGCCCGGCCGCCGAAGTGTTCTACAGCGAGAAGAAGCTGACCCAAAGCCCCACCGCCAACCTGTTCCTGCCCGGCAGCACCTTCTTGCAGCTCGAGGGGGTCGGCGTGCTCAAGGGAGCCAAGCAGCCCGCGCTGGCCCGCAAGTTCGTGGACTTCATGCTCTCGCGCGAGGTGCAGAGCAGCTTCCCCACCGAACTGTGGGTGTACCCGGCCCGCGAAGGCGTGAAGCTCGACCCGGTCTTCAGGTACGCCCAGCGTCCCCCGGCCGTGGCACAGTACACCCCCGAGGAGATCGCCGCCAACGCCCAGCGCTGGACCGACCTGTGGGTCAAGGTGGTTGTGCGCGGCATGGACCCCGCCCAGCTGTGA
- a CDS encoding SRPBCC family protein yields MLDPIKLKETYYIRSRPDVLFRLVNEPKRRVKWDRNLRSMTYVGEERLVGGAVVKIRLPARLAGMSFQARYTQLQAPSRSTLESLRGFGPIERYLQQWSFKPIPGGTEITASLTVNPRFNFMRRPLERLLRNMLIQTLVDLQRQVDAGGAEAMLESAREAAKEARKRRKPGKDAKDAKSTAAGPKRSK; encoded by the coding sequence ATGCTCGACCCGATCAAGCTGAAGGAGACCTACTACATTCGCAGCCGCCCCGACGTGCTGTTCCGGCTGGTCAACGAACCCAAGCGGCGCGTCAAATGGGACCGCAACCTGCGCTCCATGACCTACGTCGGCGAGGAACGGCTGGTGGGCGGCGCGGTCGTCAAGATCCGTCTCCCGGCCCGACTGGCGGGCATGAGCTTTCAGGCGCGCTACACCCAGCTGCAGGCCCCCTCGCGGTCCACCCTCGAGAGCCTGCGCGGCTTCGGTCCGATCGAGCGTTACCTGCAGCAGTGGTCGTTCAAGCCGATTCCCGGCGGTACCGAGATCACCGCCAGCCTGACGGTCAATCCGCGCTTCAACTTCATGCGGCGGCCGCTCGAGCGTCTGCTGCGCAACATGCTGATCCAGACCCTGGTGGACCTGCAGCGTCAGGTGGACGCGGGCGGTGCCGAAGCGATGCTCGAGTCGGCCCGCGAGGCCGCCAAGGAAGCGCGCAAGCGCCGCAAGCCGGGCAAAGACGCCAAAGACGCCAAGAGCACGGCGGCCGGGCCCAAGCGCAGCAAGTAA
- a CDS encoding ABC transporter permease, which translates to MKTSRAAWGLALLPLAFLTAFLALPLLAALLEGLRGGWRAPLAVLSDPYFAGRLGWTLAQALITTAATLLLGVPAAAALARYDFPGKAALLRALLIPFVVPTLVAALGLLALFGPHGLSGLNLQGSAALVLLANLFYNLALVVRLTHGALRRLPPSVLEAARTLGSSRLRALWRVALPLALPGILAAASLVFLYSFASFGIPLVLGGQAYATLEVEIYTLTAFELRLGEAGALVLVQLGVTALATLLYTALQRRSATAGSAVGRPLPRPRGRQWLEVGFWSALVALVSLAPLAAVLWRSVWGPDGPTLAYWAGLLSADADIPLGLALRNTLLFASVTAAAASVLGGLQALAVWRTRSRVLDNLSLLPLMVSPVSLAVGYLLLYPALRASLALLLAAYALLAYPLVTRSLLPALRALSPSLLGAARTLGSSRGRALRRVVLPLVAPALRTGAALSLATALGEFAATLVLTRPEWATLSVAIYERLGRPGGQNYGEAMAAAGLLMGLTALLFALLERGEGEF; encoded by the coding sequence ATGAAGACCTCACGGGCCGCCTGGGGACTGGCGCTGCTGCCGCTGGCCTTCCTGACGGCCTTTTTAGCGCTGCCGCTGCTCGCAGCCCTGCTCGAGGGGCTGCGCGGCGGCTGGCGCGCCCCGCTGGCCGTGCTGAGCGACCCGTACTTCGCCGGCCGGCTGGGCTGGACACTGGCGCAGGCCCTGATTACCACCGCCGCCACGCTGCTGCTGGGCGTACCGGCCGCGGCCGCGCTGGCCCGCTACGACTTTCCGGGCAAGGCCGCGCTGCTGCGCGCCCTGCTGATTCCTTTCGTGGTACCGACGCTGGTGGCGGCCCTGGGACTGCTGGCCCTGTTCGGTCCGCACGGGCTCAGCGGCCTGAACCTGCAGGGCAGCGCCGCGCTGGTGCTGCTGGCCAACTTGTTCTACAACCTGGCGCTGGTGGTGCGGCTCACGCACGGCGCGCTGCGCCGCCTGCCGCCCTCGGTCCTCGAGGCCGCGCGCACGCTGGGTTCCTCGAGACTGCGCGCGTTGTGGCGAGTGGCGCTGCCGCTGGCCCTGCCGGGCATCCTGGCCGCCGCCAGCCTAGTGTTTCTGTACAGCTTCGCGTCGTTCGGAATCCCGCTGGTCCTGGGAGGGCAGGCCTACGCGACCCTCGAGGTGGAGATCTATACGCTGACCGCCTTCGAGCTGCGGCTGGGCGAGGCCGGGGCGCTGGTGCTGGTGCAGCTGGGGGTGACCGCGCTGGCCACACTGCTGTACACCGCGCTGCAGCGCCGCTCGGCCACGGCGGGAAGTGCCGTGGGACGGCCGCTGCCGCGCCCGCGAGGCCGGCAGTGGCTGGAGGTGGGCTTCTGGTCGGCGCTGGTGGCCCTGGTTTCGCTGGCCCCGCTGGCAGCGGTGCTGTGGCGCAGCGTGTGGGGACCGGACGGACCGACCCTGGCGTACTGGGCCGGGTTGCTGTCCGCCGACGCGGACATCCCGCTGGGGCTGGCCTTGCGCAACACCTTGCTGTTCGCGAGCGTGACCGCCGCCGCAGCCAGCGTGCTGGGCGGTCTGCAGGCCCTGGCGGTGTGGCGCACCCGCTCGCGCGTGCTCGACAACCTCAGCCTGCTGCCGCTGATGGTTTCTCCGGTCAGCCTGGCGGTCGGTTACCTGCTGCTGTACCCGGCGCTGCGCGCCAGCTTGGCGCTGCTGCTGGCCGCCTACGCCCTGCTCGCCTACCCGCTGGTCACCCGCAGCCTGCTGCCCGCGCTGCGCGCGCTGTCCCCGTCGCTGCTGGGCGCGGCGCGCACGCTGGGCTCCTCGAGGGGCCGGGCGCTGCGGCGGGTGGTGCTGCCGCTGGTGGCACCGGCCCTGCGCACCGGGGCAGCCCTCTCGCTGGCCACCGCGCTGGGCGAATTCGCGGCGACGCTGGTGCTCACCCGCCCCGAGTGGGCCACGCTGAGCGTCGCGATCTACGAGCGCCTGGGCCGTCCGGGCGGGCAGAACTACGGCGAGGCCATGGCCGCCGCCGGACTGCTGATGGGGCTCACCGCGCTGCTGTTCGCGCTGCTCGAGCGGGGCGAAGGCGAATTTTGA
- a CDS encoding aminopeptidase translates to MHPDLVQKHAELLADYCVRAQAGERVLVQTSTLALPLVEALHNTLLARGAMPLLRLEYPGQLEDFYRRASDALLDTLHPLQLQEIESVDATIRIQTPTAPAADLDPSRAARYTKTLAPVARARAQKRWNLTLYPTPYGAQAAGMTLEAYEAFVAAAMFLDTPDPVAKWGEVREMQARLIERLERADEVRILGPETDLRLSVKGRSWANSDGKRNMPSGEVFTGPLEDSAEGHIYYGLPTTYQGREVSGIRLRFERGRVVDARAEVGEDVLQAALEADPGARFLGELGIGSNYGIQQASKNILFDEKIGGTVHLAVGRSYPETGGRNESAIHWDMISDLRGGGQILLDGEVFQQDGRFLI, encoded by the coding sequence ATGCATCCTGATCTCGTTCAGAAGCACGCCGAACTCCTCGCCGACTACTGCGTTCGTGCCCAAGCGGGCGAGCGCGTGCTGGTCCAGACCAGCACGCTGGCCCTGCCGCTGGTCGAGGCCCTGCACAACACCCTGCTCGCGCGCGGCGCCATGCCGCTGCTGCGCCTCGAGTACCCCGGGCAACTCGAGGACTTCTACCGCCGCGCCTCGGACGCGCTGCTTGACACCCTGCACCCGCTGCAGTTGCAGGAGATCGAGAGCGTGGATGCCACCATCCGCATTCAGACGCCCACCGCGCCCGCCGCCGATCTGGACCCCTCGAGGGCCGCGCGCTACACCAAGACGCTCGCGCCGGTCGCGCGCGCCCGGGCACAGAAACGCTGGAATCTCACGCTGTACCCCACGCCGTACGGCGCGCAGGCAGCCGGCATGACCCTCGAGGCCTACGAGGCCTTCGTGGCCGCCGCGATGTTCCTGGACACCCCCGACCCGGTCGCGAAGTGGGGCGAGGTGCGCGAGATGCAGGCGCGGCTGATCGAGCGCCTCGAGCGCGCCGACGAGGTGCGTATCCTGGGGCCCGAGACCGACTTGCGCCTGAGCGTGAAGGGCCGCAGCTGGGCCAACTCGGACGGCAAGCGCAACATGCCCTCGGGCGAGGTGTTCACCGGGCCCCTCGAGGACTCGGCCGAGGGCCACATCTACTACGGGTTGCCGACCACCTACCAGGGACGCGAGGTCAGCGGTATCCGCCTGCGTTTCGAGCGGGGCCGGGTGGTAGATGCCCGGGCCGAGGTGGGCGAGGACGTGCTGCAAGCGGCCCTCGAGGCGGATCCGGGGGCCCGCTTCCTGGGCGAACTGGGCATCGGCAGCAATTACGGCATCCAGCAGGCCAGCAAGAACATCTTGTTCGACGAGAAGATCGGCGGCACCGTGCACCTGGCGGTGGGACGCAGCTACCCCGAGACCGGCGGGCGCAACGAGAGCGCGATTCACTGGGACATGATCAGCGACCTGCGCGGCGGCGGGCAGATCCTGCTCGACGGCGAGGTGTTCCAGCAAGACGGCCGCTTCTTGATCTGA
- a CDS encoding sulfurtransferase translates to MAKNWISPQDLHARLEDPDLRIFDVRADLMDHGLGRRSYLEGHLPGAQFLDLETDLSGPRGVHGGRHPLPDPERLAVRLGELGVSECSDVVVYDASGGSFAARAWWLLRYLGHDRVRLLDGGLPAWQQAGYALTTDIPTPAPARFVARPRPELLASLEEVRAAGHDPQVALIDARAPERYRGEVEPIDPRAGHIPGAINRPFAANLEAGRFRSEATLRARFADLEDYRDRIVYCGSGVTAAHNLAVLDELGISARLYAGSFSDWASHPELEVRAGAE, encoded by the coding sequence ATGGCCAAAAACTGGATCTCCCCGCAGGACCTGCATGCCCGCCTCGAGGACCCTGACCTGCGCATCTTCGATGTGCGCGCCGACCTGATGGACCACGGCCTGGGTCGCCGCAGCTACCTCGAGGGTCACCTGCCCGGCGCGCAGTTTCTGGACCTCGAGACGGACCTTTCCGGTCCCCGGGGAGTCCACGGCGGTCGCCACCCGCTGCCCGACCCGGAGCGCTTGGCGGTCCGCTTGGGCGAACTCGGGGTCTCCGAGTGCAGCGACGTGGTGGTCTACGACGCCAGCGGCGGATCTTTTGCTGCGCGGGCGTGGTGGCTGCTGCGCTACCTGGGGCACGACCGCGTGCGCCTGCTCGACGGCGGGCTGCCCGCCTGGCAGCAGGCCGGGTACGCCCTGACCACCGACATTCCTACGCCCGCCCCGGCCCGCTTTGTCGCGCGCCCGCGCCCCGAACTGCTCGCTAGCCTCGAGGAGGTCCGCGCGGCAGGCCACGACCCCCAGGTTGCCCTGATCGACGCGCGCGCCCCGGAGCGCTACCGCGGCGAGGTCGAACCGATCGACCCGCGCGCCGGACACATTCCGGGGGCCATTAACCGGCCCTTCGCTGCGAACCTCGAGGCGGGCCGTTTCCGCAGCGAGGCTACGTTGCGCGCGCGTTTCGCCGACCTCGAGGATTACCGGGACCGCATCGTGTACTGTGGCTCGGGTGTCACCGCCGCACACAACCTGGCCGTTTTGGATGAGCTGGGAATTTCTGCCCGGCTGTACGCAGGCAGTTTCAGCGATTGGGCCAGCCACCCCGAGCTCGAGGTGCGCGCGGGAGCCGAGTAG
- the trpS gene encoding tryptophan--tRNA ligase has translation MKQRILTGDRPTGPLHIGHYVGSLRNRVRLQHEYETYILIADVQALTDNFEHPQKVRDNVLEVALDYLAVGLEPEHATFVIQSMIPEIAELTVFYLNLVTVSHLNQNPTVKSEIQQKGYGSAIPAGFFVYPVSQAADITAFGAHLVPVGDDQLPMIEQTAEIVRRFNRLYAPVLVEPKALLSEVSRLPGLDGKAKMSKSLGNAIFLSDPADVVAQKVRGMYTDPNHLRVEDPGQVEGNPVFAYLDAFDPDKERVQGLKDHYRRGGLGDVKVKRHLLEVLEATLGPIRERRAEFARNMDFVEHTVQQGTARGREVAAATMAAVRAAMRLDYFAQPVLPPAVRDEG, from the coding sequence ATGAAGCAACGCATCCTGACCGGTGACCGTCCTACGGGCCCGCTGCACATCGGTCACTACGTCGGTTCGCTGCGCAATCGTGTACGGCTGCAGCACGAGTACGAGACCTACATCCTGATCGCGGACGTTCAGGCCCTCACCGACAACTTCGAGCACCCGCAGAAGGTGCGCGACAACGTCCTCGAGGTGGCCCTGGACTACCTGGCGGTGGGCCTCGAGCCCGAGCACGCCACCTTCGTGATCCAGTCGATGATTCCCGAGATCGCGGAACTGACCGTGTTCTACCTGAATCTGGTGACCGTGTCGCACCTGAACCAGAACCCCACGGTCAAGAGCGAGATCCAGCAGAAAGGTTACGGCAGCGCGATCCCCGCCGGGTTTTTCGTATACCCGGTGTCGCAGGCCGCCGACATCACCGCGTTCGGCGCGCACCTGGTGCCGGTGGGCGACGATCAACTCCCGATGATCGAGCAGACCGCCGAGATCGTGCGGCGCTTCAACCGCCTGTACGCCCCGGTGCTGGTCGAACCCAAGGCCTTGCTGAGCGAGGTGTCGCGCCTGCCGGGACTCGACGGCAAGGCCAAGATGAGCAAGTCGCTGGGCAACGCGATCTTTCTGTCCGACCCGGCCGACGTGGTCGCGCAGAAGGTGCGCGGCATGTACACCGACCCCAACCACCTGCGCGTGGAAGACCCGGGTCAGGTGGAGGGCAACCCGGTCTTTGCCTATCTCGACGCCTTCGACCCGGACAAGGAGCGGGTACAGGGCCTCAAGGACCACTACCGCCGCGGCGGCCTGGGCGACGTGAAGGTCAAGCGTCACCTGCTCGAGGTGCTCGAGGCGACGCTGGGCCCGATCCGGGAACGCCGCGCCGAGTTCGCGCGCAACATGGACTTTGTGGAACACACGGTTCAGCAGGGCACCGCGCGGGGACGCGAGGTGGCGGCTGCGACCATGGCTGCGGTTCGCGCGGCCATGCGCCTCGACTACTTCGCGCAGCCGGTTTTGCCGCCTGCGGTGCGCGACGAGGGCTGA